The window ccatgttggctcccgcatgttccacgatgatctcatcggatgaaccacgatgtcaaggattcaatcaatcccgtattcaattccctttgtctagcggtattgtacttgcccgagattcgatcgtcggtatcccgataccttgttcaatctcgttaccggcaagtctctttactcgttccgtaacacatcatcccgtgatcaactccttggtcacattgtgcacattatgatgatgccctatcgagtgggcccagagatacctttccgttaacacggattgacaaatcccagtctcgattcgtgccaacccaacagacacttttagagatacctgtagtgtacctttatagccacctagttatgttgtgacgtttggcacacccaaagcactcctacggtatccgggagtttcacaatctcatggtctaaggaaatgatagttgacattagaaaagctttagcaaacgaactacacgatcttgtgctaggcttacgattgggtcttgtccatcacatcattctcctaatgatgtgatcccgttatcaatgacatccaaagtccatggtcaggaaaccgtaaccatctattgatcaacgagctagtcaactacaggcttactagggacatggtgttgtctatgtatccacacatgtatatgagtttcctatcaatacaattctagcatggataataaacgattatcatgaacaatgaaatataataataactaatttattattgcctctagggcatatttccaacaggcctcCTCTTCCTCCTGCGACGCCGTCCTCCACTGGACCCGCTACCGCGACGCGCCCTCCCCCGCTGACGGCGCTCCGCCTCCACCCCCGTGCTCGGCTCCGTCGCCCACCGCCACCCGCTGACAGCCGCGCCCGGCCACCCCCGCGGCGCCCCGCCTATGGACTCCCCTGCCGCGTTCACGCGCCATGTCGCCCCTCCTCCCACCTCTGCGCCCCACCTTCCGCCTCTGCTCCCCGCCGCCTACTAGCGCGCCGCCGCCCTAGCATGACTCTGGCAGCTCCTCTGGCCGCCGCCCCAGACCACAANNNNNNNNNNCATATTTCCAACAGGCCTCCTCTTCCTCCTGCGACGCCGTCCTCCACTGGACCCGCTACCGCGACGCGCCCTCCCCCGCTGACGGCGCTCCGCCTCCACCCCCGTGCTCGGCTCCGTCGCCCACCGCCACCCGCTGACAGCCGCGCCCGGCCAACCCCGCGGCGCCCCGCCTATGGACTCCCCTGCCGCGTTCACGCGCCATGTCGCCCCTCCTCCCACCTCTGCGCCCCACCTTCCGCCTCTGCTCCCCGCCGCCTACTAGCGCGCCGCCGCCCTAGCATGACTCTGGCAGCTCCTCTGGCCGCCGCCCCAGACCACAAGGCTGCGCCGGCGCCGCTCCTCGCCTGATGCCGGCTCGCGGCGCCCGCTGGTCGTGGCCAGTTGCGCCCCTCCCGCTCACCGTAACGGGCGCCCACGCGCCCGCACCCCTCGCCCGATGCCCGCACCCGCATCCGCCCCTTtgggtcacagacaggtgggcctagccccAGAATGTtataaaaaaggaaataaataaataaataataaataaaaatattaattaagttaattaacccgtttaattaatctaattaactagttagtttaattaaaccgtaattagattagttaaaccctaattagactaaacagtcaatgacgaacgggacccacacgtcagctgaCCAGTCAACTCCTCTGTTGAATGCtgaagtcatgctgacgtcagcatgcactgttctggataatgttgaattaaattaattaaataaattctaaaaatgatttaaaactttaaaaatcatataaaataaaccgtagctcagatgaaaatactttctacatgaaagttgctcagaacgacgagacgaatccggttacgcaactcgtttgtccgccacgcatccctagcatagagaacacgcaactttccccctccggttcatctgtccgaaaacgcgaaacaccggggatatttttccggatgtttccccccttcaccggtatcacctcgtaCCGCgtcaggtcacccctagcacaacgtaatgccgcatcttgctttttgttacattgattgctctgttatttattgtttccccccccctctgttacttctttctagtagaccccgagactgccggagaCCCCTAGTACGACTACgatgttgatgacccctctctcttgccagagcaaccaggcaagccccccccccttgatcaccagatatcgcctattcttctctataccgcttgcattagagtagtgtagcatgttactgctttcagttaatactATACTACTGCATagcttgtccttgctactactgttgataccttacctgcaatcctaaatgcttagtataggatgctagtttaccatcagtggccctacattcttgtctgtctgccatgctatactatcgggccgtgatcacttgggaggtggtcacggttatatacttatacataatgtatgatacttgtggtgattaaaatcgggtcggctcgtaggagtacccgcgagtgattccgatgttgggggctgaaggggcaggtggctccatcccggtagaggtgggcctgagttcccgaaggcccccgacggttactttgtggcggagcgacagggcaggttgagaccacctaggagagaggtgggtctggccctggtcggcgtccgtggttattttagaataacacgcttaatgagatcttggtatttgatctaagtctggctactggcctatacgcactaaccatctacgcggggacagttatgggcactcgacgtcgtagtatcagccgaagccttcgtgacgtcagcgactgagcgacgcgcgccgggttggaccttgtaacgcaacttcctttgtaatggaggttgctaggtctgctcaccggccgcgtacgcaacgtgcaggtgtgcaatgggcgatgggcccagacccctgcgccataggatttagaccggcgtgctgacctctctattgtgcctaggtaggactgggacgtgttgatcttccgaggccgggcatgacccaggaaagtgtgtccggccaaataggatcgagcgtgttgggttatgtggtgcacccctacagggaagttgatctattcgaatagccgtgtccctcggtaaaaggacgacccggagttgtaccttgaccttatgacaactagaaccggatacttaataaaacacacccttccaagtgccagatacaaccggtgatcgctctctcacagggcgacgaggggaggatcatcggttaggattatgctatgcgatgttacttggtgaacttaccatctactctcttcttctgctgcaagacggaggttaccagaagcgtagtcttcgacaggactagctatccccctcttattccggcattctgcagttcagtccacatatgatacccttattccatttgataccaatgcatacatatgtagtgtagctctttgcttgcagtactttggatgagtactcacggttgctttgctctctTTTTCCCTTTCCtagacccgattgctgcgaccagacgttggagcccaggagccagacgccaccgtcgatgacgactactactactcgggaggtgcctactactacgtgcagcccgctgacgacgaacaggagtagtttaggaggatcccaggcaggaggcctgcgcctctttcgatctgtatcccagtttgtgctagccttcttatggcaaacttgtttaacttatgtctgtactcagatattgttgcttccgctgactcatctatgatcgagctcttgtattcgagccttcgaggcccctggcttataatatgatgcttgtatgacttattttatttgtagagttgtgttgttatatcttcccgtgagtccctgcttgATCGtatacgtttgcgtgtatgattagtgtacgattgaatcgggggcgtcacacctcgGGCGGCATAGGATGAGCTCGGAGTCGACAGATCTGGAGGTGTAGGACTCGGATCGGCTGCCCACCATGCCGGAGAAGGGCGGAGATAGCTAGACGGGAGCTTGGGGGTAGAGTGGAGAGGAGTAGAGTGAAGTGAAGTGGCTATGATTTGATCCGGTGAGCGGATGGGGACGAATATATGCTGCGTCATGTGAGCCAGCATGGGCCGGGTCCGACGTGACGGACGCGTCCGGACATGTCCGAGCACCCCTACATTTGGGCTGGATATGCAGGGTGTCAGTCAGCCCGGGAGTTTGAGACTCGTTTGAGGTGCCCATCTGGGTCGCTTTTGTGTGATCAGTTCGTCCGACCAAATGTATGAAAAGGGTTTGAGGCGCCCGGCCGATGCTCTAACTCGAATGATGGTTTCGAGTGGCCGTTAAAGGTCCGTGTCCGGGTTTATCCATAGCGGCATGCGTCTTGCTTTGTTAAAATCTAGACTATATGACTCATCGGAGACAAATGTCAAATGCAACCGAAAAATTAGATGAATCATATGAaactttttttgaaactcggaaaccTCCTTTGAAACAATGAGTGAATATTCTTTTTCTTGAAATAGAGATTTcgtcccgctttataaataaagcctacATTCATACAACATGTTCAAGTGCACCGAAGCAACATAGACGGCTTGGGTATAAGCACAGTCATGCCCAGAGAAAGCATAAAAGAAATTAAAAAAAGGCCACCAAGTGCCTGCAAACTCAATGATCTTGTTGCTAGGATAGGCGGAGTAAGAAGCACATCCAGCATAAGTCCTAGATGACCGCGGCCCCGCTGCCTAAATAACGGGTGCCAGTGCTGCAAAAAGGCAAAAAATTTGAAGAATGAGTCAAAAGCACGCTTAGGGAGACCCTCTCAATAACCATTTTATTACGCGTTGTTCATAGTGTCCAAGCCAATGTCGTAAACACAAGCCAGAATAGGTGCCGCTACTGCCCGGTCTGGTTGGATATGGTTTCAAGGAATCCCGCTAGGTATAGGGACTCCCAGTCAACCCCTAGGGCCTCATAGACAAAACTCCAGAGGGATCGCACTGCGATGCACGAGAAAAGGACGTGGGGCCTCACAGAGAGGACACATGCCATTACCAACCGTGTCTCTTAAGCACCTCTGCCAGAGGGAAGTCGGTCCCGCAACAATTGTCGCGCAAAAATCTTGATCTTCAGGGGCGACGGGGCTTTCCAAAGAGGAGTAGTCCAAGGAGTGGTTGGCCAATACCACAACGCATGGTCTGCCGAGCCTACGAAGAAGACACCCGAAGGTGAGAGACTCCAAGAAACGGTGTCCGGATAATCCGTGAGCACCGGCGGGAGGACAACCCGCAATAGCCCACTCTACAGTCCCCGTCTGACCAAATTTCGTCGAAACAAGATGTTCCAATGTCCACTCAGTCGGCCATCGAGACAACACCATCGGGTCAGCGCAAATAGCATGCAAGCTTGGGAATCACGAACATAGCGGGCCCCCAACCCATGGATCAAATCAGAATAGAGTGCCCATGGATCAAATCGTATGTAGTCCGCATTGAAATCTCTGGCAAACTATATTTAGAAACAAAGGGGGTGTTTGAAACAACTTTGTTAGTGAAGCCAAAGTTGCCAATGAAACTTAGTCTAGAACCGGAGACAAACAACTACTCTAAATCAAGTTTTGCCAGTGAACCTGAATCTGTATTCAGTTCATTTTCAGTGCAATTTGCTGAAGAATCTCAGAGTGTACTTCGTGGAGAAGCTGATCCAGCTTTGCCAAATCCACAGATGATTTGAATCCAATAAAAGTTGAAACAAAAGAAACAACTTTGCCACCGAAGAGAATCCATAGGTGATATCAATTCAATCACATCTGAAACAAACAAGGCCTTAGTGGCGAGTGGCGATACTCCAACTTTTATGTTTCTATAATTGCTTCTGATGCCTTCATTGATTGGCGCATCCTAGTTTTTAATTTGTGATCGGTGCATCATAATTTTAAAGTTTGTGACTAAGGCCATGTTTTGTTTCCCTCGGCTCCATGGCTCCGCTCCCGGAGCGATAATTAAAATTCTTGGAGCCAGCAAACAGCTGCTTCGCAGATTCTAGAATTTAAAGGAGTAGGTGGACTGCCGAATGCGTCCTAAATTGCAAATGCATGACAAAGTTCAGTGACTCGAGATGCAGTTTACTCTTTTAGTCTTGAGACCATCTAGAGTTATGGACACCAAAGACATGTGTCAGTATGTCACACTCTTTCATCTAGAGTTCATCCAAATCCAACCAATTGACCGGACCGCCGTTTCCACGCGATTTCCCTCCACTAGCACGCCCACAGCACGTTCGACGTAATGCCCCGAGAGGGACGCCGCTGCGCCACCACCCCGCGTGtgggcctcctccctcctcccctcccggtACCGTCGGGGGGTTGACGTCGCCGCGACCGTGACGCGGAGCGGTGGGCGGATGGGAGTTAGTTAGAGGGGAGAGCCGTCGCTCGCCTCTACCTCCACCCCCAGATTCGCATTTTATTTTCTTGACTCGCCCGTCCATGTCACGCTCTCCTCGCCTCCTTCTCCCATCCGTTtcgcctccctcctcttcctcgccggagCACTTCCCCGCGCCTCTCCGGCCTTCTCCGGCCGACAAGCAGTACGAATAGCCGCGGAGACCGGACACGCGGCGTGGCTGGAAGTTCTTGCGGTTCATATAGCATCCCACACACGCGCAGTTCCAGCCCCGTCCGTGCTCTGCTGAATCCAAGGTCGCGGGCGTGTACCTCTCCTTCCCTGAGGTAAGAGGCCATGGCTTTCCCTTTCTGAGGTTCCAATGCTGTTCCGGGGCTTCTTTTCCATGATCTGATCCCTCTGGGAGCCTACCGTTGACATTTCCACCAAAATATCTTGTCGAGCCCACCCTCAGATGGATAATGAACCATTATCCCGTTTTTTGTGTACCTGCGATGTTCCATTTCAAAGCAGATCTCGCCTAATTGCTTGCTCTAAGTTCTCAATAAATTCTGTGAGTGGCGAACTGGCGATTGTCTAGGAACATGGCACAGCCTTTTGCTTATGTGTTCTCCGAATTTGATAATTGAAAATCACATTTTTCAGAGGGAGACTGATTGCTCTAGGCACGGGAAGTATGAAACAAGATTCCCAGCAGTAGTCACAGATATTCAGTAACATATGCACTGTTTGTTTCCTAGAGTATATCAGTGCCCACTATTGAAATCTATACGGATAATGAACGAAATGATATACTAATTGAGATGCAGGCCTAGAGCCTTAAAATCCAACTTCCTCCCAATGCTAGCTTTTAATGCAAACAAGAAACTCAGCTGCAGGTCTCTCTTAGCTTATTCCTGCATGAATTCACTTTTTGCTGCAGGCACAAGGGTCGTCCACCTTCGGATGCACAAAATGAGTCGTCATCCTCCAAGGGATCGTCATCATCGACTGAACAAAATAGATTTTCATCATCGGGTGGACAAAATGGATCTTCATCCTCCAATAAAGAAATACATGGGTTGGCTGAGTAAAGTTGTTAAAAGTTCGGTAAATAAAGTTATAAGAGGACAGTATGACGGGAACTTTAGTGAAGGCTATTCAACCCAGCACGCTACGTCACATGTACTGCCCAATTTTGCCTTTTTCTTCTTTGCTGGAAATAACTAGCTGTAAAATGTTCATTCCTAAAAATGCCTTAATTCTGACTATCATATATTACCATTTTATCATGCGCTTCCTTGTCTGTTTATTACTCTCTCAATTTGAAGTTGCTCTTCTCTGTGACAAATCACATGGGATAAATCAGTCGTGGGAAGTTTAAATTGAATGCTACAGAAGCATAGATAGTGAGGGATCGAACAATTTGTTCTTGATTTTTCAGGAGCCACTGCATTTTTATATAAATCAGGGCACACAACGTGGTACATGATTCCAAGATAAAATGAACAGCTTTATTTACTTCACTGTTGCTAATTTGGTTCCCAATTATACTGTAGGATACACATGCCAGTGACAATGAAGACATAGATCGTGCTATTGCATTATCCTTATCAGAGGAAGGACAAAGGAAGGGAAAGGCCATTGGTTTGTATTATCCCAACTAAACCAGTTTTGATAATCTCTAGTTTAGAGATTCTTTTACCTGGTTGCATGTGTCATTAAAGTTTCTTAGTTTGGGATAGCAGTTCTAGGTTAATGAGCATGTCCAAATATGTAAAGTTGATAGAAAGAATATTTTTAATGTTTTTGTCATTTGCTTTTACTTATGAACCAGATACTGATGATCatttagaagaagatgaagagcttGCACGGGCTCTGCAAGAAAGTCTGAAAGATAAACATCCTCTTCGTCAGAAAATTCCGGCGGGGGGGGTTCACTCAGATAGTACTCCAGCAACTAGCCTACTGCCAGATATCTTGCCATCAAGTAGATCGAGGTATTTGTTATAATAGTACATTATGATTCATCTCTAGTTTCACGATAATTTAGTTTGTGGACTTGGAAAAGTTTGTTTTTCTTTCGTTGACACTTGACACCACTGAGTGGCGCTTGCATTGCATGTTGCATTAGTGTGAAACAGTGAATAACAATCTACTGTGTTGGTTTTTCTAACTAATTGATTTTATAGCAAAAAACACATGCATATATATTTGGTTGaggtgtgcttcacttacatccatTGCTGTAACTTGTTGATCTCACAAAAGGTGAGAACGAATACGATTTTGGATGTTTAACCTCATGTATCAACTTGGGGGATGAAGCAAAATTCAGGACATGTAATAAAATAGCATCAGGCCATTGATTCATGACCAGCTTCATAGCATGATATGAGAAGGTACATGCCTGTGGGATGACAACGAATACTAGGGCATTCTGTTCATCAGGCTTGTGAATGTGTGGTTCATACTCTGCAACCTGCTTTATACAATATAGAAACAGCAGAAACCTTATCTAAACTGCTGATCTAAATCATACTGCTCAGTCCAAGATCAGGGTGTGATTGGGACCGGGGATCAATATTTATGTTTCAAATTGAGTTTGTACTCCACTGAAAAATCGTTCATGTAACAATGATCACTAGTATAGTTTCACATTTTATTCCAAGCGTATGGGTTGTAAAAGTGTAAAGCTCGGAAAGACTTGGGTAGTGTTGAGGCTTACCGGTGGATGCAGGTAATCCAGTTGACTGCTATACGGCGGAACTTTCCCCGATTAGGAACGTTTGATTAGTGTTGGGAGCGTATGCACTGACTTGTTGGTTGGGTTGATTATGGGTAAACAATGTAAACATATGCGTTGTCCCGCAAGTATTATGTATTAGTTACCTTCATTCCATTTTACTTGTTTCCGGCATAAATGTGGTCTCGATAGGGACCTTTGACCATCCATATCCGAGTATgttagtaaaaaatataaaaatttaTAGTGAATGAAATATTTTTTGCAAAAAGGTAGCAATATTGTTACAGGTGACAAATTTAAATACTTTTGGTAGTCACACAGTCTTTTCGAAATTTAACTGCATAGTGACATATATCTTCCGCTTACCTTTAAGTTATGAAACAATTCTCTCTTTGCATGCTGCCATTGTTAAGTCACGCTCTTATACCTGCCATCTGAAATCAATTGTCTCCTCGAGTTCTAATACCCTTACTGTAGAGTAAAATAGCGGAAACCTTGGGTTCTCAGAACTCTATATTATAAGATGGTAGAATCATTGGGTTCTGTCTCCATTTGTTTTCGCCAGGAgcttctttgttttgcatttttaacAGATATGGTGCATCATATGGACTCATGTAGGGTTTGTGCTGGATGTAAAACTCCACTTGGACACGGACAGTTTCTCAGTTGTATGGATTCTGTTTGGCACCCTCAGTGCTTCAGGTGTTTAGCTTGCAGTGAGCCAATATCAGACTCTGAGGTACAAAAACTAACACATTTGATTTAACATACCTCAACTTGTGATAAAATTATAAATGTCAGCCTTTCTGTTGGCAAGTTTGCAGTACATGAAGATCATTCATACCACAGTTCCTGCTACAAGGAGAACTTTCATCCAAAATGTGATGTTTGCAAGAACTTTGTAAGCAACCGGTGTTTCAAGTTTATGAGTGAGCTTGAGTATTTGGTGGTGCCTAATTTTAATTTATCTGTTGAAATGTGCTGATTGTATTTTTGTGACCAGATTCGAACAAATAAAAATGGTTTAATTGAATACCGGGCCCATCCTTTCTGGATGCAGAAGTATTGTCCTTCGCATGACAATGACGGTACTCCTAGGTGTTGCAGTTGTGAACGAATGGAGGTTGGGGTTATGGCTATACCAATCAGAAATTAACTGGCAGTTTACTTCAGTTACAGGCTTACAGCTGCTTCAATTCATAGTGCAAATATTCACATTTGATTGGTCTAATGAATTTTGCGTCTTCCATTTTTTATCATCAACCCCAGCCAAAGGATATCAAGTACATAACATTAGATGATGGCCGGAAGCTCTGCTTGGAGTGTCTATATACTTCAATAATGGACACAGACGAGTGCCAACCAGTATACATTGATATCCAGGAATTCTATGAGGGTTTGAACATGAAAGTAGAGCAACAGATCCCCTTGCTTTTGGTTGAACGTCAAGGTTTAAATGAAGCCAGGGAAGTAGAGAAAATGGTAAGTGATATGATATTCACCATTTTGTAATGTATGTTGATTAACTAATTTTTTAACCTGCTTGATTAGGGGCACCACCTTCCTGAAACCAGGGGTCTCTGCCTATCGGAAGAGCAAATTGTCAGAATGGTAAGTTCTTACAACATTTTCTTGTATGTCACCTTCATACTTATGAGAATTCATGGTAAATTAACATATACACTACACAGATATCGAGACGACCAATAATTGGACCAGGAAACAAAATGATAGACATTTCTACAGCACCACAGAAACTAGTTCGGCGGTGTGAAGTGACTGCAATTCTTGTCCTATATGCTTTGCCAAGGTAAATTTAGTTATTTTCATACGTTTCCCAAACTGAGCACAGTTGATGCTAATGTTTGATTGATGTTGATTCTGCAACCAGTGTACGAACCTGTTAAGAAGTCCTTTGTTGCGAATGTACGTATGTTTGATTTCCACTGATTAATTGCTTGCAGACTGCTCACAGGCTATATTCTAGCTCATGAGATGATGCATGCATACCTTCGGCTTAAAGGTACTATTGTACGTGTctatttttgtt is drawn from Triticum dicoccoides isolate Atlit2015 ecotype Zavitan chromosome 4A, WEW_v2.0, whole genome shotgun sequence and contains these coding sequences:
- the LOC119286712 gene encoding protein DA1-related 1-like, whose protein sequence is MHKMSRHPPRDRHHRLNKIDFHHRVDKMDLHPPIKKYMGWLSKVVKSSVNKVIRGQYDGNFSEGYSTQHATSHDTHASDNEDIDRAIALSLSEEGQRKGKAIDTDDHLEEDEELARALQESLKDKHPLRQKIPAGGVHSDSTPATSLLPDILPSSRSRVCAGCKTPLGHGQFLSCMDSVWHPQCFRCLACSEPISDSEFAVHEDHSYHSSCYKENFHPKCDVCKNFIRTNKNGLIEYRAHPFWMQKYCPSHDNDGTPRCCSCERMEPKDIKYITLDDGRKLCLECLYTSIMDTDECQPVYIDIQEFYEGLNMKVEQQIPLLLVERQGLNEAREVEKMGHHLPETRGLCLSEEQIVRMISRRPIIGPGNKMIDISTAPQKLVRRCEVTAILVLYALPRLLTGYILAHEMMHAYLRLKGYRIRSPEVEEGICQVLAHLWLESEIVSGSSSSIATTSEAAAVAAEAAAVAAEAAVAAEATATPSSPSSLVKKGEKTDFEKKLGEFFKHQIETDPSAIYGDGFRAGIRAVERYGLRGTLDHIKRSGSFPS